From the genome of Lampris incognitus isolate fLamInc1 chromosome 17, fLamInc1.hap2, whole genome shotgun sequence:
ttttttttagttcccccccccctcctttttctccccagttgcacttggccaattaccctattttctgagccctcccggttgttgctccaccccctctgccgatccggggagggctgcagactaccacatgcctcctccgatacatgtggagtcgcctgccacttcttttcacctgacagtgaggagtttcaccagggggatgtggcacgtgggagaatcatgctattccccccagtccccccttccccctgaacaggcgccctgaccgaccagaggaggcgctagtgcaacgaccaggacacatacccacatccagcttcccacccgcagacacggacaattgtgtctgtagggacacctgaccaagccgaaagtaacacgggaatttgaaccagtgatccccattttggtaggcaacagaatagaccactacgctacccggacgcccccggatGAATACAAACTGTCATCTTTCTCTAATAGCTATAAGAGAAAGATGACAAGTTTGTCATCTTGATGTCATTGACAGCAaattttttttcaaacgttttgcttcctgaaaaaatgtcaagctgaacaaaaCAATAATTTCAggtttgctgtatcacgtaggaatttggagaaacattaaaataacttttattgttACTCGCATAATGacgctgacacattgtgttagttcaactgagcttaaaatgtctTGCAGCTGATAttcatttgtactcagcatctggtgcctctcgtgtcagcgtccaacaatagtcggccagcacggatggattccagttgctctgatacctcttttccatggtcccaatgtcctggtgaaacctttcaccatgttcatcactgaccgcaccaagaccagcagggaagaagtccaagtgtgaatgcagaaagtgAATTtccaatgacatgttgcacttcgtggttttgtatgctttaagcatgttgtcaagccgcTCAGTGTAGCTTgatgctctgtagttgccaagaaaattctcaacaacgtccttaaatgccttccatgttaTGTTCTCTGGCCccgctagcagatcttctaacttcctgtcattgatgacctgtcagatttgtggaccaacaaaaatgtcttccttaatcttggcatcggttattcttggaaacatctgtctcatataacaaaatccatcaccttctttgttcattgctttcaccaaattttcatcaatccgagttttatttgaagaggaggcagaaatatctttgttgtgtCGACAAGTGGTCTATGTGCCACACTTTTCTGCTCTGGAACAAAATGCTTacggagcggccagttctttttaatgtgatGTGACTCTTTAGCATAGCTATCCCATCCACAAAGGAAGCAACAATACTTTGCATATCTGAGCTGCGTTCCTAGTAACAGTGCCAATAcctttagatcaccacagatgttccagacataattgttgtactgtataaTTTCAACAACaggtccatgttattgtaggtttctttcacatGTGCTGCATAGCCAATggctactgaagggtggacattgccattgtgtaacaggacagctttcaggcttaactttgatgaatctataaaaaaggacgccattgttgtgggccatgcacacaacccaaagccatgaacaatccatcaatgtcagtgcagaaacagaagttgtcaacctgtgtaaagaagtttgtcaaatgttcttgacggctccgaaagatagacatttttgtaccaggtgacagcaaaccccatccttgcaatcttgaaccaaggagttctgctttagcttttgacaaatctaagtccttaactaggtcatttaattctggctgtattatcagatgaggataaccaggcataaagcgttcaacatctggatcagtgtcgttttccacatctggttcatgcgttggggcatcttcatctgcctcttcTAGGCTCCATGCCTGTAGTGGCTTCGgtgctggcaaactgtcatcatgtagcACTGGTCtaatggctgaaggcagattggggtattcaatagatttcttatttttagtagaaaagccagatacattggtcagacagaagtaacagtccatcatgtgatccttctgttctcaccatatcattgggactgcaaatggcatcgacttcgagtacctctgagccaagctctcaggttgactgcacgatgcacaacaaatgtgaggagcccagggtttctcttggtcaccaattttacatccgaagtagagctcataggctttcttaataagtgcagtcacggtgcatctttgagccttaagcgtatactcGGTACTGGTGTAACAGAATGTATCACAGCTGTATTATTTCTGCTGCATTAAATCTTCCTGGAGATAATAAATTCTATTGTTAAGTATGCTCACTATGctactgcctgaagaacatgtgcatcaacatgcgtccaaacagcatctgtaaatgtgagcagcttttacagCCTGTCTAcgagcatctaacctgactaagcatgcccaggtaTGCCTAAGACAACAGCACCTACACTAAGTGCTTGCCCAAGCATGCCtgcactgaccaaaacagcttgctttgtgggcaatacactagtagacttaaaatatgatggaAAATCACAAAAAAATAGGTTATTGCTACAAAACGGTGTGTAATTGGAAAATTTTAAGCTGATttttgtgatcagcagcccaGAATCCATAAAGTTTACCCAGAAgtattcaggaagcaaaatcctCATTGTCCAGTGTAGTTGCTGTTTAGATCCAGAAAAACTGACCGTCACTCATGTCAATGATGTCAATATGATTCGGGTTTGAGGTGGGTGGGACATCTGTGTGAGAATGAAGACACGCATGTCTTTTGACATGTGCGTCGAATCACTTtagctctctttgtctgtctattGTCTTTTCAGGGTCTCAGTGAGATTGTTCGCATTCTGGTACCTCTGTGCCATTTAGAGCTGCGGGACAATAAACAAAAGACAGCCCTGTTTTTGGCTGCTAGGAAGGATTCCAACATTTGCTTGGAAATCCTGGCTGATGCAGGTAATCTCAATACGCCCTCTAAAGTTCCTTCCAAATAGAAGCATCTACTCTAGCCAGAGAAGCACAGCATCAGGCTCGATTAATGCTGCTGGTGAAAGGAGCCTGCTCGCTGAAACGTCAGCAGTAATAGGGGACttgattgtgtctgtgtgggttttctgtcATGCCTGATGTCCAGGACCTTTTGTTTGACTCGCAGGTGCCTGTGTGAATACCCAGTTAGACGACTGCACAACCCCACTGATGGCCGCAACAAAGAATGAGTCCGAGGCTTGCGTGAAGACCTTGTTGAGGCACAATGCCAACCCAAATATTGTTTGCAGCCGTTTATGGCCAAAACTCCCCATCCATACGGCCGCCAAGTTGGGAAACGGGAAGTAAGCTTACATACATTTGCATCAAATCTATTTAGTTCTGTGAATGTTTCATCTTCTGCAAAAGTTAAGAGGTGGAAGGTGAAAAATACATCAGCTCTGAGCCTTTGTGTTGGCACGCATTTCTCCTCCAGCATACTACACAACGCTTTCTAGTGGCATCAGAACAGCAATTACAAAAGTGGTCACAACTTTCTCATAAATGTCCATTTTATCAGCGCAAGATGTGTGTATAAAATGCTTTTCCTATGGTAAAATCGGATGGTGTGACCAAGAGTGCTAACATCTCGACACATCCAATTCGCTCGCTAAAGACTCCCACCACCAGAAAAACCAGTGAGCACCAATATTGTGACTTTAAATATAAGTAATCCTGCAAATGCACTCGGATGTTAACATCATAACCCAGATTGTCTCATCTCATCCTTGGCAGTTAACGTCTCAAAAGACATGTTTTAGTGCGTTGCTGCTTATTAACACAGCATTGctctgtatatctgtgtgtttCTGTCCTGGCAGGATCCTGAAAAGCCTCATTGATGTGACAGACCGTAACATTGACCACAGAAAGGGAATGGTAAGTCCAGTGTACGAAGCTGTGGAGAATCCTCAGATGCTGGACCTATTGCTGAAGGAGGGATTCAACCCCAACGGCCAAGACTGCAAAAACGTCTATGACATAGACTCACCACTCGCCTTAGCGTTGTCTTATGCAGTGGATGAGCTCATTGACAGGTGCTTTAAGTTCTCTACTGGGGGGGCTGAAGTGAAATTCAGGTGTTTTGAAATGTAGTCAGTTTAAGCAGCATGATATGTATGCCAAGTAATTACTGCAAGGGACTGATGTATCTTAGCCATATTCTTGCTGGTCCTGaagcaacaaaaacaccatttcaccACTGTGCAGTTTAAATACTAGTAGTCTGTGCCAAAGATAACCAGAGTTCAACTTGAGTCAAATCTCTTGGAGGTGGGCGGGTTAAAAAAATTCAGTATTAATCTATCTAGATTATATTGTGTACAGCCATCACATTAAATTACAAGTGTTGATTGTCATCAGCAGTATCAATCTATCGCCAAATATAGTGGTGATCAACCCAGGCCTGTTTCCATAACTAGAAAAGATAACTATGATCATCGCTTTTTGGAAAATACGTCGCAAACCTGAAAAATCAGTAAATATTGTATTGAGCAAAATGTGACCTTTtgtttaaccaaaaaaaaaagttttaatgacaTTTTTTAAGAAACAGGTTTGTACTCAaaatgtttttcctttttttggaatttccccccttctccccaattgtacctgtccaattaccccactcttccgagccgtcccggtcgctgctccaccccttctgccgatccggggagggctgcagactaccacatgctacctccgatacatgtggagtcgccaaccgcttcttttcacctgacagtgaggagtttcgccagggtgacgtagcacgtgggaggatcacgctattccccccagtttcccctcccccccgaacaggcgccctgaccgagcagaggaggcgttagtgcggcgaccaggaatCCGGCtttccatccacagacacggccaattgtgtctgtaggaacgcctgaccaagccggaggtaacacgtggactcgaaccggcgatccccgtgttggcaggcaacagaatagaccgctacgccaccggacACCCTTTTTGTACTCAATTTTAAATGTCACTAACAAAGCCATGTCGTTTCTGCTTCCACAGCCGTTCCGTTGAACTTCTGGTAGAGGCAGGAGCGTTGGTGACCAAGGACTCCTGGGACGTGTTTTTAATAGAACCAGAGTTTCTGAGCACGCTCCTGGAGCACAGGCAGAAAGTCAGCAAAGAGAAGAAGAGGACGGAGCTGTTCACTCCCAAGGAGCTGAAGAAGCTGCAGCGTGTGGCAGCCAAACACGATTCAGAGGCAGACGACTGGCTTCCCACCCTTCTGACCTGCGGCCTGGATCCCTCTCTGTTCCTGCTCTCTGACTTGTAAGACATAAAGACATACGGTCACTATCTGTGACATTAGAAGCTGCACATTACAACGTCAAAATATTTAGGATTAATTTATTGTCAAACCTTTGCTATCAAAGTTAAAATTCTGAAGATTTACACGCAAACAAATGTCATTTTTGATACAGGGCAGGGCATATTTAACACAATAGCCAAACTACGACTTTGCAATTTGTGAATGCTTTGTACTTGCTCATTTAAAGGGTTACTGTCCTGTAGGACTTCCCCTGGAAAAGTAATACAGATTCCCATCTTCAGCATCGCGTCCAAACACAGGAAATGAAGGCAGTTTGCAgggattttcaagaacaagcaaAGTTCCTTATAAACAACCTTTACCAACAGTTATTACAACAAGGCCGTAACTGGGCATTTAACTTAAAATGGGAAGAATCCATGTCCCCTGTAATATAATTTTCATTTCATAATTTCTATTCTTTTAATCGTTTTTTAAAATTACTAAATGatgagggtgtccgggtggcgtggcgatctattccgttgcctaccaacacggggattgccggttcgaatccccgtgttacctccagcttggtcgggcgtccctacagacacaattggccatgtctgcgggtgggaagccgcatgtgggtatgtgtcctggtcgctgcactagtgcctactctggtcagttggggtgcctgttcggggggagggggaactggggggactagtgtgatcctcccatgcactacgtccccctggcgaaactcctcactgtcagatagggagtggagcagcgaccgggattcagaagagtggggtaattggctggatacaattggggagaatcccatccatccattttccaaaccacttacgtatcctgctctcagggtcacggggatgctggagcctatcccagcagtcatagggcggcaggcgggagacaccctggtcaggtcgcaaggccatcacagggccgaaggaGTCTAACGTGCACGCGAGTCAGAGGGCTTGACGAAACCCCATGGCGCAAGAAAAAATTACTAAATGATAAAAGGTTTTCTTATTGAAATGATATCATAGGGGAATTTTGGATAAGAAACTAAAATGAAGAACAAACACGAATAATCTGCATCCATTCACGGAGGGCTGGGGAGTCCCCCTTAATGTGTATTACAGTTTATGGCCATGCACAACATCAGCAGCTAAAACTCTGGTTtggctgttgttgttttgttttgttttttgattgggAAGTTACTGACATTAAAGTACCAGAGACTTTTACTTTAGGTGGCTCATGGGATTTGGATATCTTCAGCACCAGTGCAGTTACTATGGCATATTATAGGTGTCTGTAAGCTAAACAAAAACAATTCTTCAAAATTATTTACAATATTGCTAATGGTGTAGTCCTATACATGAGGAGATTGTATTGTTTAAAACCAGCTCATGGAAATTCAGCTGATTCATAATTTCTTTTTGTTTTAAAAAGTTCACTTAAAAATATTGGAAATTGGGttaataaatcagacaaacactGTTTGaacttttttataaatttatataAATGCACAGAATATATCTTTCATATGTTATTCTGATAAATGTTTTTAGTATCCAattgttgtggttgctgtggtaCACTAGGTTTCTGACAGTCGATGGTAAGGTGCTGAATTACCTGCTGGACTTTGTGAACTGGTCAACTCTATCCCAGCAGCTAAAAGAAATAATGGAGCAGCGACTCAAGTCCAACACCTGGACACCACACCCTCACCAAGGTTGGAAAAGTACACTCCTATTTGCGTGCTTCTGAGTTAGAAGTTGATTCTGAAAAGCCCAAGAGGACACAAGTGAATTAATATATTGTGTatgattgtgtgtttgtatgtatggtgTGTATGCAGAGTGTGTTCCCTCTCTCTTCCACCTTTGTCGGCTACAGATCCGCCAAGTGTTGGGTTCAGATGTGTTGATGAGGACTAACATTGTGGAGAGCCTCCCTGTGCCCTCTCTATTACACAGCTGTCTCCGGTTTGATGACATTTTACCCCCATGATGGAGCGTCAAAGCTTTTCAGCCATTAGCCAAATGTTCTGGTTCAGATTGGATCATTGTTTATACTGGGAATAAAAGGCGGGGTTTTATTGAAATGCGTTAACGATAATGGTATTGATTTAAAAaagtaatatatacatatataatgttTTATAATCTTTACATTTTTGTAAAAGAGTTGTCTTAATATGTCACAGTATACATACTGCAAGGTAACTTTCTGTGGAAGCTTGTGTTACATTGTATACCGTGCTTGCACGCCACACAAATGAATTCATCAGTCAAgaaatctttttttgggggggaggggtctgTTAATTGCAATAAGGATTGCCTGTTTTCCAGACTACAATAGAAAGCCCTAACATTAGCTAGTTGATAAGGAATCTGTAAAGTTTTAAATGATAACTCAAATACCATGAAGCTGCGTTTTAGAATCTTTAATGAAACGTGTATAACGACAACGGTATATCTGCTGGTGTATCCGCTAGCCATGGCATACTAATACACCCCCCTTACCCTCCTACTCCCGGGCTTAACGCTTAACTTAGAGCGCCCCCTAGTGACCAGAATAACATAAAAcccaacaccagaaacattactgaacttgttacaaagcatggacattacaaccctcctttccttacattttttttaaaacaataacTATTAACCAGTCCAACTCAAACTTTCTCTTGCATTATACCTTTTAGTCAGTCACTTTAAAGTCAGTGAGGTATGACGGGGGTCTTCCTGTTTATTCTGACTGGGTATCTGAACAGGTGACTGTGGCCCAGAAGGGTTAGGGGCTAAGGGCTCTGGGATTTGTTCAGGGTGGATTTGAGTCCAGTCCATGCCTTTTAAACCACATTGCTGAGAGTGGTGATTTTCAGCCACCAGGAGGATCTTGAAGTGGGATGAGtttctggtgatgacatggtCATCGTGTTTGGCTGTCACCATGAAGCCTTTGATGGCGATGACCCTGTATGGGCAGGGACTGTAAGCAGGGCATAGCTCCCCTTCCTTCTTTTGTCGACACTGGACCCTGTCGCCTACTTTCACAGCCGAAGGCGCAGCATGGTGCATCCTGTCAGCATTGTGTTTCATCCTGTTCTTTgccactgcatctgcttgtcgtagctttgcatcagcctgagactggaagggaagaggagattcaGGCAGCTTGAACCCGAGGGGCCTACCGAACAGCACATCTGCAGGCGCCATACCAGTTGAGCAGTGAGGCGTGGCACGGTAGTTGCGGAGGAACGCGTACGGAGTCTGTTTCCATGGGCGACCTTCAACGTTGGCAGCACGTATGGTCTTTTCAAGGGTACGCATGAAGCGTTCAGGCTCAGCATTGGCCTGAGGCCACATCTAAGTTATCTTGCTATGCCTGAAACCCAAGTATGTAGCAAAGTCTGCATATTCCGAGCTTTGGAAGGGTGGGCCGTTGTCAGTTTTGACCTCCAGTGGAATTCCCAGTGTAGAGAACATTTTGTCGAGTTTAGGGATCGTGGCTCTGGCTGACGTGGACTGCAGAATCTCTACCTCTGGATACCTGGAGTATTCATCGATGACCACCAAAAGGTAATCACCAGAAGGGAATGGACCACAGAAGTCCACACCAACTTTTTCCTGTGGTGACGATGGTAGCTCAGACATGCGGAGAGGTTCTTGTGTGTGATTAGGCACAACAGCCTGACATAGGATGCAGCCAGCTATCATGGTTTCTACTTGTCTGTCAATGCCAGGGAACCAGACTTTCTCTCTGATCAACTTCTTAGTTTTGACCACCCCCTGATGGCCTTCATGTGCCAGTGACAAAGCCCTGATTTGTAACGAATGAGGGACAACGATCCTCATGCCTCGTAGCACAGTGTCATCCATCGCGGTCAGTTAGTTCATCGTTGATTTTCCTGAATGACATGGGAAAACGAATTTAGTCACTGTAATAGGCTAGCTACATTGAACGAGATGTagccgagttagctaggctacaacCCGCATAATGTTAGTTACACTGTAGTCTCCCTCGCCAGGCTCCCTTCAGCTACCCTGTAGCAGCTAGATGTGAAACTCAGTTGCGGGGTAGGTTGAttcatctccctcttcccctccccttgccttccctcctccactcatattttctaagacccgctctgacccctccctcacctccctccctggaacagtttggtctggcgcaggttgagccggtggctatatggaattccacagttagctaaacctgtctgaattggatcacattcttcaaacccatatgtatttttatccattaaaactcataaaatggtccctcccccctgaatatttggtcacatgctcaattttgtttatctttcctagaaacaaggggtaactaccccggtctcccttacccagttaaaatgcaaacattgttttcacattattattgtcatcctttagccgagcggttagtgatgtcgccttgtggtgcagtacacctcgtatcgaatcccgcaccgggcaagaaaataaccggttacatcagtaaaaagtaataattgaataaaatgcaaacatttgttgaaaatgtagcctagttcctatgtcttttccccatggctgctctaggtcatgatgtgtgatttcaTTTTTGCCTTTTgtcatttcagggtgtaatgcacgagtggggttattaacccattcccctgttcgattgaaaggacactggccaccgatactgcgaatttttcgcaaatatcggttcttgtccgcagcagccaacgtagcgacatagttagccatttaaaccgtgttcaaacttgccggcttctatccccctctagctccccccgctctaacgttcgaacgcggaagtgccgTGGTCTATACATAAAAAAACTAttgaacaggcagacaaagaacaatcaagacaaaataaaaacatgacaatacaccagaaaaccaatctcaaaagttataagtacaatctgatctatttaaaacagtggatataaatagcaatctggcctgtatgataacaacataatgaatataGATTTAATCGATTCAGCAACAATAAATTCGGGGGGTAGCTCTGGAACCGCCCCAGCCGGGGTGCGAACCCGTTCTCCcgttccgcaagcgacaacgttaaccagccgactaaagggtccgacccgttagttaagGGCTACCGAGTatcttcatccgtgatcgttacaatataatTAGTAAACTGATCTGAAACATCAgtaaataacaatctgacctaaactatgacaacagctataaaaatcaatctggcctattcCATGGCAAGGATTATAAATTACACACAGTCTACGGTCATGTTGCACctgggctggttccagccagaaccctaggctgctcctgactaagaCAAATATAGTAACTACTCTACATTTAAACTTTGTCAGTGGAACTAGACGGTTTTTTATTAGACAGCCGCTGTGCCGCAGCAATATTAGCCCCCGTGACAGACTGAGCGCCGGGGTTACAGATTTTGTCTCCACTCAATAACGTTGTCCCTAAAGCTTttgtagaaaaataaaaaaacaaatgtcCATGTCACCTCCCGGGCTCCGCAGTTCTCACGGAaacgttttcttcttcttcttcttttaaatgGGCTGTATTTTTATAATGTCGACCAATGGTAGGAACCATATCCATACGCACGGAAGAAGGGGGGACTTCCTGTCAGAACGCACGCTGGACGGATAAACGCCTTCGCGGCGGTAAGTTAAAGTGCGCGGCTCGCATCGTTAACCACGCCGTAACATGCTTTGGCGTGAAATGATGCGGTTTTTACACAAAAGGGACGATCGCTTATAGTTGGATGGGCGAGACGGCAAGCGCTGTTGCTAGCTGATGCAGTCAGGCGACTTAGCCCAGTGCCTGGTTTTTACGGAAGGTTAGCGTTTAGCTTTATGATGCGTTCGCATGGAGTCCGGTGTTACGAGAATTTTCTGACGCCGCTTGGCGCTAGGCGAGGTTAGGTTAGACTAACTCTACCCCCCTAACCGTTACCCCCTTGACGCCAAGGGTAGTCGCATTCTTCGGGGGGGGGGTCGGACAATTCTACGGCAGACGGCAAACCAGAAGTCATTGTGGATGAAAGCAAGACGGTAAAATCAGACGACACATTACACGTCATGCTTTGGGCGTCGTATCGTGACTCGCAGCTCAGCTGTTTGTTTTGGTGACATTTACGGAGTAGCGGTATTCAT
Proteins encoded in this window:
- the LOC130127829 gene encoding ankyrin repeat and SOCS box protein 3-like isoform X1 translates to MTEADPGAVADAYLLHRAAREGKRDLLRTLMRNGHSQLSTDGLGRSPLHEAAEAGNIGCIRELLSKFCCYSDMVDYVNKKALQGCNAMSLAAAKGHVDIVKLLLNAGSKINIKDGEGLTPLHHAVSNCHLDMVKVLIRKGADVNATNFKHRSCLHDAVALGLSEIVRILVPLCHLELRDNKQKTALFLAARKDSNICLEILADAGACVNTQLDDCTTPLMAATKNESEACVKTLLRHNANPNIVCSRLWPKLPIHTAAKLGNGKILKSLIDVTDRNIDHRKGMVSPVYEAVENPQMLDLLLKEGFNPNGQDCKNVYDIDSPLALALSYAVDELIDSRSVELLVEAGALVTKDSWDVFLIEPEFLSTLLEHRQKVSKEKKRTELFTPKELKKLQRVAAKHDSEADDWLPTLLTCGLDPSLFLLSDLFLTVDGKVLNYLLDFVNWSTLSQQLKEIMEQRLKSNTWTPHPHQECVPSLFHLCRLQIRQVLGSDVLMRTNIVESLPVPSLLHSCLRFDDILPP
- the LOC130127829 gene encoding ankyrin repeat and SOCS box protein 3-like isoform X2, with product MTEADPGAVADAYLLHRAAREGKRDLLRTLMRNGHSQLSTDGLGRSPLHEAAEAGNIGCIRELLSKFCCYSDMVDYVNKKALQGCNAMSLAAAKGHVDIVKLLLNAGSKINIKDGEGLTPLHHAVSNCHLDMVKVLIRKGADVNATNFKHRSCLHDAVALGLSEIVRILVPLCHLELRDNKQKTALFLAARKDSNICLEILADAGACVNTQLDDCTTPLMAATKNESEACVKTLLRHNANPNIVCSRLWPKLPIHTAAKLGNGKILKSLIDVTDRNIDHRKGMVSPVYEAVENPQMLDLLLKEGFNPNGQDCKNVYDIDSPLALALSYAVDELIDSRSVELLVEAGALVTKDSWDVFLIEPEFLSTLLEHRQKVSKEKKRTELFTPKELKKLQRVAAKHDSEADDWLPTLLTCGLDPSLFLLSDLFLTVDGKVLNYLLDFVNWSTLSQQLKEIMEQRLKSNTWTPHPHQDPPSVGFRCVDED